The proteins below come from a single Limosilactobacillus reuteri genomic window:
- the alr gene encoding alanine racemase, protein MVNGRLRDTSLIVDLDALRHNIQEQKKVLPKNSRILAVVKANAYGNGLIPVAQTAMTSGASGLCVAILDEALELRDNGIEAMTLVLGITPVEDALIAAQAGVSLTVGSLDWLEQYHQLAQVAKPKKPLKVHLGIDSGMGRIGFTEVATFKQAVKLLDSPEFEFEGMFTHFATADSPDENYFNQQVQRWHQFVASLDELPPYVHMANSATGLWHREKITANTVRMGISMYGQNPSGRDLKLTLDLQPVSSLVSSISFVKQLKAGRSVSYGATYTAEQDEWLATLPIGYADGYPRCMTGYKVLVDGQFCDIAGRVCMDQMMIRLPKYYPVGTPVVLMGKSGDQEITATDLAEQAGTINYEILTNISNRVHRIYHQSK, encoded by the coding sequence ATGGTTAATGGTCGTTTGCGAGATACATCATTAATAGTGGACTTAGATGCATTACGTCATAATATTCAAGAACAGAAAAAAGTTTTGCCCAAAAATAGTAGAATCCTTGCTGTTGTAAAAGCAAATGCTTATGGCAATGGATTGATTCCAGTTGCCCAAACAGCAATGACCAGTGGTGCAAGTGGTTTATGCGTAGCAATTTTAGACGAAGCATTGGAATTGCGGGATAACGGTATTGAAGCCATGACACTTGTCCTTGGAATTACGCCAGTTGAAGATGCGTTGATTGCTGCTCAAGCCGGAGTTTCTTTAACAGTCGGCTCCTTAGATTGGCTTGAACAATATCATCAACTAGCACAAGTTGCCAAGCCTAAGAAACCATTAAAAGTTCATCTGGGAATTGATTCAGGAATGGGCCGGATTGGTTTTACAGAGGTCGCTACATTTAAGCAAGCTGTTAAGTTGCTTGATAGTCCTGAATTTGAATTTGAAGGGATGTTCACGCATTTTGCAACTGCTGATAGTCCTGATGAAAATTACTTTAATCAACAGGTTCAACGGTGGCATCAATTTGTTGCCAGTCTTGACGAACTGCCACCATATGTTCATATGGCAAATTCAGCGACTGGTTTATGGCATCGGGAAAAAATCACGGCTAATACAGTTAGAATGGGGATTTCAATGTACGGACAAAACCCATCTGGACGTGACTTGAAATTAACGCTTGATTTACAGCCCGTTAGTTCATTAGTTTCATCAATTTCTTTTGTTAAGCAGTTAAAGGCAGGAAGATCTGTCAGCTATGGTGCTACTTATACAGCGGAGCAAGATGAATGGCTAGCCACTTTGCCGATTGGTTATGCTGACGGTTATCCCCGGTGTATGACTGGTTATAAGGTATTAGTTGACGGTCAATTTTGTGATATTGCCGGACGAGTATGTATGGATCAAATGATGATTCGGCTTCCTAAGTATTACCCAGTCGGCACTCCAGTAGTATTGATGGGCAAATCCGGTGACCAAGAAATTACAGCAACTGATTTAGCTGAGCAGGCCGGAACTATTAACTATGAAATCCTAACTAATATTAGTAATCGGGTTCATCGCATTTATCACCAAAGTAAATAA
- the codA gene encoding cytosine deaminase encodes MLLKNVHVDNHEEVVDVRILNGKFSEIKANLTPHDGEEVIDGKENLLLPPFVDSHVHLDATLTAGQPEWNETGTLFDGIRIWSERKQDLTKEDVKSRAKKTLLNMVGHGIQHVRSHVDVTDPHLIAARALLELREELKDQIDLQLVAFPQEGILSYPHGRELMEQAVKEGLDVVGGIPHFEFTTEYGWQSVHFLMALADKYDRLVDVHCDEIDDPASRNLEVLATEAYERGMKDRVTASHTTAMGSYNDAYTYKLFRLLKMSDINFVSNPLVNVHLGGRFDTYPKRRGVTRIKELTAAGINVSFGEDDIQDPWNPLGDGNMLDAVTMGVYIAHLMGYHQLQDAFNYVTYNGAKTLHISDNYGIEVGKPANCILLNAHDFYNALNKHVEVLYNIRHGKVLAETKPAETKVNIK; translated from the coding sequence ATGCTATTAAAAAATGTACATGTTGATAATCATGAAGAAGTAGTCGATGTTCGAATTCTCAATGGAAAATTTAGTGAGATTAAGGCTAACTTAACGCCCCATGACGGTGAAGAAGTTATTGACGGTAAAGAAAATTTACTTTTGCCACCATTTGTTGATTCTCATGTTCACTTAGATGCTACGCTTACTGCTGGTCAGCCAGAATGGAATGAAACCGGGACTTTATTTGATGGTATCCGGATTTGGAGTGAACGGAAACAAGATTTAACGAAGGAAGATGTTAAATCGCGCGCGAAAAAGACATTACTGAATATGGTTGGTCATGGAATTCAACACGTACGGAGCCATGTTGATGTAACTGATCCTCATTTAATTGCCGCCCGTGCTCTTCTTGAATTGCGTGAAGAATTAAAAGACCAGATCGACTTGCAGTTGGTTGCTTTTCCGCAAGAAGGTATTCTTAGCTATCCTCATGGACGTGAATTAATGGAGCAGGCGGTTAAAGAAGGATTAGATGTCGTTGGTGGTATTCCCCATTTTGAATTTACAACTGAATATGGTTGGCAATCCGTCCATTTCTTAATGGCCCTCGCAGATAAGTACGATCGTTTAGTTGACGTTCACTGTGATGAAATCGATGACCCAGCTTCGCGTAACCTTGAAGTTTTAGCGACCGAAGCCTATGAACGAGGGATGAAAGACCGGGTCACTGCTAGTCATACGACAGCGATGGGCTCATATAATGATGCTTATACTTATAAGTTATTCCGACTATTAAAGATGAGTGATATTAACTTTGTATCTAATCCATTAGTTAATGTTCACCTTGGCGGCCGTTTCGATACTTATCCAAAGCGTCGTGGCGTTACCCGGATTAAGGAATTAACAGCAGCGGGGATTAATGTTTCCTTTGGTGAGGATGATATCCAAGACCCGTGGAATCCTCTCGGCGATGGTAACATGTTAGATGCAGTTACGATGGGTGTTTATATTGCTCACTTGATGGGGTATCACCAACTGCAAGATGCCTTTAATTATGTAACTTATAACGGTGCTAAGACATTGCATATTAGTGATAATTATGGAATTGAAGTAGGAAAACCGGCAAACTGTATCTTATTGAATGCTCACGACTTTTATAATGCCCTTAATAAGCATGTTGAAGTTCTTTATAATATTCGTCATGGGAAAGTCCTTGCTGAGACGAAACCAGCTGAAACCAAAGTTAATATAAAATAA
- the acpS gene encoding holo-ACP synthase codes for MIKGIGIDITEIERVKKAATAHSQFIQHVLTPTELEQYSQFSGQRSVEYLAGRWSLKESFAKAYGTGIGAKLGFHDIEIIDNQYGAPIVIKSPYNGNAHASVSHTATLVMTEVILESENK; via the coding sequence ATGATTAAGGGGATTGGAATCGATATAACCGAGATTGAACGAGTTAAGAAAGCTGCGACAGCGCATTCTCAATTCATCCAGCATGTATTGACACCGACTGAACTAGAACAATATAGTCAATTTAGCGGTCAACGATCAGTAGAATATCTTGCTGGTCGGTGGTCACTAAAAGAATCTTTTGCTAAAGCATATGGAACGGGAATTGGTGCTAAACTAGGCTTTCATGATATTGAAATCATTGATAACCAATATGGTGCGCCAATTGTGATTAAATCGCCGTATAATGGTAATGCTCATGCTTCAGTGAGTCATACTGCCACGTTAGTAATGACAGAAGTAATTTTAGAAAGTGAGAATAAATAA
- a CDS encoding type II toxin-antitoxin system PemK/MazF family toxin yields the protein MTKRKVKRGDIYYADLSPVIGSEQGGVRPVLILQNDVGNHYSPTVIIAAITAQMQKKKMPTHVQLKGKSLPLTHDSVILLEQLRTIDKQRLKDRIAHLSPETMAKVDKALTISVGLSAAYDENK from the coding sequence ATGACAAAACGAAAAGTAAAACGGGGTGACATCTATTACGCTGACTTATCCCCGGTAATTGGATCGGAACAGGGGGGCGTTCGTCCAGTCCTGATCCTTCAAAATGACGTGGGAAATCATTATAGTCCAACAGTGATCATTGCTGCGATTACTGCCCAAATGCAAAAAAAGAAGATGCCTACTCATGTCCAACTAAAAGGTAAGTCGTTACCGTTAACTCATGATTCGGTCATTTTATTGGAGCAATTACGAACGATTGATAAACAACGATTAAAAGACCGAATTGCTCATTTGTCGCCAGAGACAATGGCAAAAGTGGATAAAGCATTAACGATTAGTGTGGGATTAAGTGCTGCCTATGATGAAAATAAATGA
- the cbpA gene encoding cyclic di-AMP binding protein CbpA, with protein MIFNSLIKPKATLTTLPETATLDEALTVLEDTGYRCVPVLDKSGKIFRGNIYKMHLYRHKARQGDMHLPVTALLKNATKFISINAAFFSIFFAIRDLPYIAVLDNNNQFYGILTHNSLLRMLAAGWNVNNGSYVLTVITPDERGALVTAAKEITRFCQIVNVISLDPEDETMKRVLYTLPADVTKEKMERIVKRLEKKGLEVSEIEDLHQSY; from the coding sequence ATGATTTTCAATTCATTAATCAAACCCAAAGCAACCTTAACAACTCTTCCAGAAACAGCGACATTGGATGAGGCTCTGACTGTCTTGGAGGATACCGGCTATCGGTGTGTCCCAGTTCTTGATAAGTCAGGAAAGATCTTTCGGGGAAATATTTATAAGATGCATCTTTACCGGCATAAAGCACGACAGGGGGATATGCATTTACCGGTAACTGCATTATTAAAGAATGCTACTAAATTTATCTCAATTAACGCGGCTTTCTTCTCTATCTTTTTTGCTATTCGAGACCTTCCATATATTGCGGTATTGGATAACAATAATCAGTTTTATGGGATTTTAACCCATAATAGTCTTTTACGGATGTTAGCTGCTGGCTGGAACGTGAATAATGGGAGTTATGTTTTAACTGTTATTACTCCTGATGAACGGGGAGCGCTAGTAACGGCTGCTAAAGAAATCACTCGTTTTTGTCAGATCGTAAATGTCATTTCACTCGATCCAGAAGACGAAACAATGAAACGGGTCTTATACACCTTGCCTGCTGATGTTACTAAAGAAAAGATGGAACGGATTGTTAAACGACTCGAGAAAAAAGGGTTAGAAGTTTCAGAAATTGAAGACTTGCACCAAAGCTATTAA
- a CDS encoding cytosine permease, protein MKEQKGTTIFSIPMKNRKTNTWDMFATWVGANANNGTWFVGGVLAACGFSVAMKVLVLSSALSYVFLSLVGYIGYKTGVSTMTLSRASFGERGSYLPSLVNITQFIGWTAVNTFIAAQSVSILFHDLLGWPVWGQHGGYLGLVVGIIIMSILHIISVSSGSRSVQMIERLGIILVLVFVIWESVAVFRTVSFSQIVNWRVPAQSKMAVGAAVDYVAAFNLAWVTAGADFTRFTAKEKNATLTPFLGALLGVVWFAFIGLISTISIAISSGVYNANNSDPSTIASKLGLGVVALLVIILTSMTANAVNLLAAGSALSNIFTKLKLKYSLWIVVLLATVVTFIPMFVGSFLSAFESFLDYVGMVLGPTIAIICTDFYFRAHRQYDVDELGKVGGKYWYRGGVNWVAIIVFAIGVAFFLGVHQLPIFVNTIGATFIDMCLSGILYYGIMLLVDRKEDELCY, encoded by the coding sequence GTGAAAGAGCAAAAGGGGACAACAATTTTTAGTATTCCAATGAAGAACAGAAAGACTAATACTTGGGATATGTTTGCCACGTGGGTCGGTGCAAATGCCAATAATGGAACCTGGTTTGTTGGCGGAGTGCTCGCCGCTTGTGGATTTTCGGTTGCCATGAAGGTCTTAGTATTGTCATCTGCCTTATCATATGTATTTTTAAGTTTGGTAGGTTACATTGGTTATAAGACTGGGGTATCGACGATGACTTTAAGTCGTGCCTCCTTTGGTGAACGGGGCAGTTATCTCCCATCATTAGTTAATATTACTCAATTTATTGGTTGGACAGCAGTTAATACTTTTATTGCGGCCCAGTCGGTAAGCATTCTTTTCCATGACTTATTAGGATGGCCTGTGTGGGGACAACATGGCGGCTATTTAGGGCTAGTAGTCGGGATTATTATCATGAGCATTCTCCATATTATTAGTGTTTCTAGCGGATCACGTTCAGTCCAAATGATTGAGCGGTTAGGGATAATCCTTGTTCTTGTATTCGTCATTTGGGAGTCAGTAGCTGTTTTTCGAACCGTTTCCTTCAGTCAAATTGTAAATTGGCGTGTTCCTGCGCAATCAAAAATGGCAGTCGGTGCGGCGGTCGATTATGTAGCAGCTTTTAATTTAGCCTGGGTAACTGCCGGTGCTGATTTCACCCGCTTTACTGCTAAAGAAAAGAATGCGACTTTGACGCCGTTCCTTGGTGCTTTACTAGGGGTTGTATGGTTTGCTTTCATCGGCCTGATTTCAACAATTAGTATTGCAATTTCAAGTGGGGTATATAACGCAAATAACTCTGATCCCTCAACGATTGCTAGTAAGTTAGGACTGGGGGTAGTTGCCCTTCTTGTTATTATTTTGACCTCGATGACGGCAAATGCTGTTAATTTATTAGCGGCCGGATCAGCTCTTTCAAATATCTTTACAAAGCTCAAATTAAAGTATTCATTATGGATCGTCGTATTGCTTGCGACAGTTGTGACCTTTATTCCGATGTTTGTCGGTAGTTTCTTGAGTGCTTTTGAATCATTCCTTGACTATGTGGGGATGGTGTTAGGACCTACGATCGCCATTATTTGTACTGATTTTTATTTCCGTGCTCACCGGCAATATGATGTTGATGAATTAGGTAAAGTTGGTGGAAAATATTGGTATCGTGGAGGCGTCAACTGGGTAGCGATTATTGTTTTTGCTATCGGGGTTGCCTTCTTCTTAGGTGTTCATCAGTTACCAATCTTCGTAAATACGATTGGGGCCACATTTATTGATATGTGTTTGAGTGGTATCCTATATTATGGAATTATGTTGCTGGTTGACCGAAAGGAAGATGAATTATGCTATTAA
- a CDS encoding 2-keto-4-pentenoate hydratase gives MTELNARQEEFAKALFEAYDTNTPLKEEEWKDVVTDDETAYAVQDAVVKLKGKPTAGYKVSLTSKETQDMFDADSPLYGQQVAERFLQSPADVDLQMLNEPLLEVELTFRAKEDLQPSDTLEDLFQKVTVAGALELPDARFVDWFPDLGKYNVMADCAVGGLVVYGEEHDADSVFENVDDAANVHAVLFKDGKKLKEGVSSEVLGNPFKSLQWLVQKLAEQGKVFTKGQMVSSGTFVLPPKLTAGKWEVEFDSGLGNVVVNAK, from the coding sequence ATGACTGAATTAAACGCACGACAGGAAGAATTTGCTAAGGCTCTTTTTGAAGCTTATGACACTAATACGCCGTTAAAAGAGGAAGAATGGAAAGACGTTGTGACTGATGATGAAACAGCATACGCAGTTCAAGATGCGGTAGTAAAGTTAAAAGGGAAGCCAACTGCTGGCTATAAAGTTTCGTTAACTAGTAAAGAAACTCAAGACATGTTTGATGCTGATTCACCATTGTATGGACAACAAGTTGCTGAACGATTCCTCCAGTCACCGGCGGATGTTGACTTGCAGATGTTAAATGAACCGTTATTAGAGGTTGAATTAACCTTCCGCGCAAAAGAAGACTTGCAACCTAGTGATACATTAGAAGATTTATTTCAGAAAGTAACTGTTGCGGGAGCCTTAGAATTGCCTGATGCCCGTTTCGTCGATTGGTTTCCAGATTTAGGAAAATATAATGTAATGGCTGATTGTGCTGTTGGTGGTCTTGTTGTATATGGTGAAGAACATGATGCAGATAGCGTATTTGAAAATGTTGACGATGCTGCTAATGTTCATGCCGTTTTATTCAAAGATGGTAAGAAATTAAAAGAAGGGGTATCATCAGAAGTTTTAGGCAATCCCTTTAAGTCCCTCCAATGGTTAGTACAAAAATTAGCTGAACAAGGAAAAGTATTTACCAAGGGCCAAATGGTATCATCTGGAACATTTGTCTTACCACCTAAGCTCACTGCTGGTAAGTGGGAAGTTGAGTTCGATAGCGGTTTAGGAAACGTTGTAGTTAATGCGAAATAA
- the dltX gene encoding teichoic acid D-Ala incorporation-associated protein DltX, with amino-acid sequence MAQIIQRHPALQFILKTLFYFVVLLLLIYLYGYYGAGQEPFIYNEF; translated from the coding sequence ATGGCTCAGATTATTCAACGCCATCCTGCATTACAATTCATCTTAAAAACATTATTTTACTTTGTAGTGCTTCTTTTATTAATCTACCTTTATGGTTATTATGGAGCAGGCCAAGAGCCATTTATCTACAACGAATTCTAA
- the mfd gene encoding transcription-repair coupling factor, whose product MVQIENLIEKTPSFKQITADLQPKNHQLITGISGSARTELLSALSKEGQRPILVVTDTISHMQELASDLENLLPANRVYQFPVEEVLAAEVATSSPNYRLQRVLALNALINKEPAVVVASAAGLRRNIISPEYFAQSSLKIKTGGEVDPAKIRQQLSAMGYQYQKMVLRPGDFAIRGSIIDIYALNTDNPIRIDLFDTEVDSLRYFDASTQRSIDNVEEVQILPATDFIIPSTEFSRVYEALDTEYKKVGKELSADDADIKQQVANRFEPLLNALKNQHLPNELLEFSNLVYPAKHSLFDYLPDDGTIYFDDLTRIKQFAKRMTQEDAGWFKDKVAHHQLTDVPDLSNDISAIIKKDPHPQIYGALFKKGLGNIKLSQITDLKSRTMQRFFGQMPLLKAELQRWIDQGQTVVLMANSPERRKQIAQTLADFDITATETELTNIKPNVVQIVAANLNNGFEMPLAGLVVITESEMFKQVKKVHHRPQKLANAERLKNYTDLKPGDYVVHVNHGIGIFSGIKTMEVDHVHQDYMIINYRDNAQIYVPVTQLNLVQKYVSSESKTPHINKLGGNEWAKTKRRVSSKIEDIADELVDLYAKREAEKGYAFPKDDYLQKQFDANFPYNETRDQLRSIDEIKEDMEKPKPMDRLLVGDVGYGKTEVAMRAIFKAVTGGKQVAFLVPTTVLAQQHYNTLMRRFEGFPINIALMSRFKTPKELKETEAGLKDGSVDVVVGTHRILSKDVEFKDLGLLIVDEEQRFGVKHKEKLKQLKNNVDVLTLTATPIPRTLHMSMLGVRDLSVLETPPAGRYPIQTYVMEQNSSAIRDGIIREMQRGGQVYYLHNRVHDIEETVAWLQDLVPEARIGYINGQMSENELETVLYEFIQGNYDVLVTTSIIETGVDIPNANTLFVENADRMGLAQLYQIRGRIGRSNRVAYAYFMYQPNKVLTELGEKRLAAIRDFTELGSGFKIAMRDLAIRGAGNLLGKQQHGFIDSVGYDLYSAMLSDAVAKKQGKKQTIHSDAEVELGVEAYLPTDYIADQRQKIELYKTIRQAKTDEEVIDIQGDLIDRFGDYPAPVGTLLLVSQLKNHADLAMIAEIKRQRDNINIKFTERASRLIKAPAIIKELANTRFKATIGEDNQQLMIRLVIQPKMTTDDWLHQLLQFVTTLGNVIQADEKGAEK is encoded by the coding sequence ATGGTGCAAATAGAAAATTTAATCGAGAAGACGCCATCATTTAAACAAATTACGGCTGACCTCCAACCCAAGAACCATCAATTAATAACGGGGATTTCTGGATCAGCGCGAACCGAATTACTAAGTGCTCTTTCTAAAGAAGGGCAGCGACCAATTCTAGTAGTGACCGACACGATTTCCCATATGCAGGAATTGGCTAGTGACTTGGAGAACCTTCTTCCTGCTAATCGTGTTTACCAGTTTCCGGTTGAAGAGGTTTTAGCAGCGGAAGTAGCAACTAGTTCTCCTAACTATCGTCTTCAGCGGGTACTGGCCTTAAATGCGTTGATTAATAAAGAACCGGCAGTTGTAGTTGCATCTGCTGCGGGGTTACGACGCAATATTATTTCACCAGAATACTTTGCCCAGTCCTCGTTAAAGATTAAGACTGGCGGGGAAGTGGATCCAGCAAAAATTCGGCAACAATTAAGCGCAATGGGGTATCAATATCAAAAAATGGTTTTGCGTCCTGGTGATTTTGCAATTCGTGGGTCGATTATTGATATCTACGCCTTAAACACTGATAATCCGATTAGAATTGATCTTTTTGATACAGAAGTTGATTCACTTCGGTATTTTGATGCTAGTACTCAGCGGAGTATTGATAATGTTGAAGAAGTTCAGATACTGCCAGCGACAGATTTTATTATCCCATCGACTGAATTTTCGCGGGTGTATGAAGCGCTAGATACTGAATATAAAAAGGTGGGGAAGGAGTTAAGTGCTGACGATGCGGATATTAAACAGCAGGTGGCTAACCGCTTTGAACCATTATTGAACGCACTTAAGAACCAGCACTTGCCTAATGAACTTTTAGAATTTAGCAACCTGGTTTATCCGGCTAAGCATTCCTTATTTGATTATCTTCCTGATGATGGGACAATTTACTTTGATGACTTGACGCGGATAAAGCAATTTGCCAAGCGGATGACCCAGGAAGATGCAGGCTGGTTTAAAGATAAGGTTGCTCACCATCAATTAACGGATGTTCCAGATCTTAGCAATGACATATCGGCCATAATAAAAAAAGACCCGCATCCGCAAATTTATGGCGCCTTATTTAAAAAAGGTCTCGGTAATATTAAACTTAGCCAAATTACCGACCTAAAAAGCAGAACCATGCAACGTTTCTTTGGTCAAATGCCACTGCTGAAAGCCGAACTTCAGCGGTGGATTGATCAAGGGCAAACGGTAGTACTGATGGCTAATAGTCCAGAACGGCGAAAGCAAATTGCCCAAACGCTTGCTGACTTTGATATCACCGCAACAGAAACTGAATTAACAAATATCAAGCCGAATGTTGTTCAAATTGTTGCTGCTAACTTAAACAATGGATTTGAAATGCCACTTGCTGGGCTGGTTGTTATTACAGAAAGCGAGATGTTTAAGCAGGTAAAAAAGGTTCATCATCGTCCACAAAAACTTGCCAACGCCGAACGATTAAAAAATTATACTGACCTTAAACCAGGTGACTATGTAGTTCATGTCAATCATGGAATTGGGATTTTTAGTGGAATTAAGACGATGGAAGTTGACCATGTTCACCAAGACTACATGATCATCAATTACCGAGATAACGCTCAGATATATGTGCCAGTAACCCAACTAAATCTTGTCCAAAAGTATGTATCATCAGAATCTAAGACCCCGCATATCAACAAGCTTGGCGGTAACGAATGGGCAAAGACTAAGCGGCGCGTTTCTTCAAAAATTGAAGATATCGCTGATGAATTAGTTGACTTATATGCTAAGCGAGAAGCGGAGAAGGGATATGCTTTTCCGAAAGACGATTATCTCCAAAAACAATTTGATGCTAATTTCCCGTATAATGAGACTCGTGATCAGTTGCGGAGTATTGATGAAATTAAAGAGGATATGGAAAAACCAAAGCCGATGGATCGACTGTTGGTAGGGGATGTCGGCTATGGTAAAACTGAAGTTGCAATGCGGGCAATTTTTAAAGCAGTCACTGGAGGAAAGCAGGTGGCCTTCCTTGTGCCAACAACTGTTCTTGCCCAGCAACACTACAACACCCTGATGCGCCGGTTTGAGGGCTTCCCAATCAACATTGCCTTGATGTCACGTTTCAAGACGCCAAAAGAGCTAAAAGAGACAGAAGCAGGGCTAAAGGATGGAAGCGTCGATGTTGTTGTTGGAACCCACCGAATCCTATCAAAGGATGTTGAATTTAAGGACCTTGGGCTGTTAATTGTTGATGAGGAACAGCGCTTTGGGGTAAAACATAAAGAAAAACTAAAACAATTAAAAAATAATGTTGATGTTTTAACCTTGACAGCAACCCCGATCCCCCGGACATTACACATGTCAATGCTGGGCGTACGAGATTTATCAGTCCTTGAAACACCGCCAGCTGGTCGTTACCCAATCCAAACCTATGTAATGGAGCAAAATAGTAGTGCGATTCGCGATGGGATCATTCGTGAAATGCAACGCGGCGGACAGGTTTATTACCTTCACAATCGCGTTCATGACATTGAAGAGACAGTGGCGTGGTTACAAGACCTTGTTCCTGAAGCCCGGATTGGCTATATTAATGGTCAGATGAGTGAAAATGAACTGGAGACAGTCCTCTATGAGTTTATTCAAGGAAATTATGATGTATTAGTGACTACCTCTATTATTGAAACGGGGGTTGATATCCCAAATGCTAATACCCTCTTTGTTGAAAATGCTGATCGGATGGGGTTAGCTCAGCTATATCAGATTCGCGGACGAATTGGTCGTAGTAATCGGGTGGCTTATGCTTACTTTATGTATCAGCCTAATAAGGTCCTAACAGAATTAGGAGAAAAGCGGCTAGCTGCAATTCGTGATTTTACCGAGTTGGGATCTGGATTTAAGATTGCAATGCGAGACCTTGCTATTCGGGGAGCTGGTAACCTCTTGGGGAAACAACAACATGGATTTATCGATTCTGTTGGTTATGACCTATATTCAGCGATGCTTAGTGATGCGGTAGCTAAAAAGCAGGGTAAGAAGCAAACTATTCACTCCGATGCAGAAGTTGAGTTAGGGGTTGAAGCTTACCTACCAACGGATTATATTGCAGACCAACGGCAAAAGATCGAATTATATAAGACAATTCGCCAAGCTAAGACAGATGAAGAAGTTATTGATATTCAAGGTGACTTGATTGATCGGTTTGGCGATTACCCGGCACCGGTTGGGACGCTGTTGCTTGTAAGTCAATTGAAGAATCATGCTGACCTGGCAATGATTGCTGAGATTAAGCGGCAACGGGATAATATTAATATCAAGTTTACTGAACGTGCTAGCCGCTTGATTAAAGCCCCTGCAATAATTAAGGAGCTAGCTAATACGCGATTTAAAGCAACAATCGGTGAAGACAATCAGCAACTAATGATTCGGCTGGTTATTCAACCTAAAATGACTACTGATGATTGGCTTCACCAGCTACTACAATTTGTAACGACTTTAGGAAACGTTATTCAAGCCGATGAAAAAGGAGCGGAAAAATGA
- the pth gene encoding aminoacyl-tRNA hydrolase: MKMIVGLGNIGTRYDETRHNTGFMVVDQLARDYHLGAFTHLKQEAVAVSGIINGEKVMLVKPTTFMNDSGRAVGPLVDYYDIDLDNLVIVNDDLDMPVGKVRLKTHGASGGHNGLKSIISALGTKNFNRVKVGIDHPQHGTVVSHVLGKFSKEERPKFDQAVEQAEHALEDWINGEDFAKLMNAYN; the protein is encoded by the coding sequence ATGAAAATGATTGTTGGCTTAGGAAATATTGGGACGCGGTATGATGAAACCCGTCATAATACTGGCTTTATGGTGGTTGATCAACTAGCACGAGATTATCACCTGGGAGCATTCACCCACCTAAAACAAGAAGCAGTCGCAGTTAGTGGGATAATTAATGGTGAAAAAGTAATGTTGGTCAAGCCGACGACGTTCATGAATGATTCAGGACGAGCAGTCGGACCACTAGTAGACTATTATGATATTGACTTGGATAATCTCGTAATTGTTAATGACGACTTGGATATGCCAGTTGGCAAAGTACGTTTAAAAACACATGGGGCTTCAGGCGGTCATAATGGACTTAAAAGCATTATCAGCGCGTTAGGAACCAAGAACTTTAACCGGGTAAAAGTAGGGATTGACCATCCCCAACATGGAACGGTGGTTAGTCATGTCTTAGGTAAATTTTCTAAAGAAGAACGTCCTAAATTTGACCAAGCAGTTGAACAAGCTGAGCATGCATTAGAAGACTGGATTAATGGAGAAGACTTTGCCAAATTAATGAATGCTTATAATTAA